AAAGGATGATTACCAAtaggcttgtttattttttagaaagtaAGGGACTTTTTGCCAATTTCCAAAACGGCTTCAGAAATGGTAGGTCAACAATGGAGTCACAGTTTTAGACCAAGAtgttaaaaaagcatttgatagtAAAGAAATAGTGGTAAGTGTATTTTTGGATATTGAGAAAGCTTATGATTCCTTGTGGAAGGAGGGActaatgattaaaatatatgatttagGAGTTAGAGGCAGAATGTTCAATTGGATCAAAGATTTTCTAATGAGAAGAACAGTACAAGTACAAGTGGGTGGGAAAAGCTCAAAAATCGTTGAAATAGGAAATGGTACCCCGCAAGGAAGTGTAATTAGCCCAGTCCTAtttaatataatgataaattatatatttagtaACATTGGAAGAGGGTTTGGACAGTCATTATTTGCAGATGATGGTGCCATttggagaagaggaagaaatgcAGAGTTTAAGTCCAAAAGGCTCTAGTTTCTGTAGAGGAATGGGCAGACAAATGGGGCTTTAAAATCTCAGCCGTAAAGTCTAAATTTATGATATTTGGTTTTAGAAGAAAGTTACCTAACCTAGGACTGCACATGTATGGATCTTCACTGGAGAGAGTGAAAAACTTCAAATTTCTGGGAATCTGGTTTGAAGAGCGAATGACTTGGGCGGTTCATACAGCAAGAGCTCTagcaaaaggggaaaaagtgtTAAATGTCATGAGAAGTCTGGCTGGATGTGactggggggcagagagagagactatgcaTTTAATATACCAGGCAATGATAAGATCTGTACTTGACTATGGGTGTTTTGTTTATGGCTCAGCTGCCAAGTCGGTGCTCGGGAAATTAGACATTCTACAGAGCAAGGCATTGAGACTCTGCTGTGGGGCTTTTAAAACGTCCCCAATTCCTGCACTGCTTATTGGAATGGGAGAAATGCCCTTATACTTAAGGCGAATTAAGTTGGGGCTGCAGTACTGGGTAAAACTAAGTGGAGCTAATAAAACACTCCCAGCCAGGTGTCTTTTACAAGGGTCATGGAATCCGGGTGGCAAGATTaaaaggaaaccattttttgACAGTGTTAATCAGTGGGCCAGTAAATTGAGAATGGAGCAGGAAAGCATAGCAAATCATACGGGCTGGTTACCTGTACCTTTTTGGGTAATGCAAGAGCCGGACATTGACCTCACTTTTTTACAAGAAAAGGACAGTAGTGTGATAGtttcaaaaacagaacattatCTCAACAGAGAGATGGAGTCTTATTTGAAAGTTTTTACAGATGGTTCTAGGGACCCAGAGAGTGGGAAAGCAGGATTTGGACTGTATTTGGCTCAGTTTGGTCTTAGGATTGAGCGGCGTGTCACTGATGGAAGTTCTGTCTTCACGACAGAACTACTGGCAATTCTTTGGGCTTTGTGGTGGACAGAGGACGTAAGACCAAAGAAAGTCCTCATTTGTTCTGACTCAGCAGCTGCTCTGATGGCTATAAGAGGACTTAAATCAAAAGCTCGGCCTGACCTTATTAATGAGATTTTATCTGTTTTGTTCAGAATTGGGAAATCTGGTTGCGAAGTCAAGTTCTGCTGGGTTCCTGGGCATACTGGAGCTGAGGGAAATGAAATAGCCGACACTATAGCAAAGGCAAGTCTTAAGAAAGGAGACATAGATGTAAATATATCCCTGGGAAGGGTGGAACCTAGAGGAAAAATCAAGGAGGGTGTTGAAAGAGAATGGCGGGGATTATGGGAAAAGGAGACTAAAGGAAGacactatttttatttccatcctCAGATTAAAAAACCCAGTTGTTGGTCTGGAACCCGAAGAGATTCAGTTAAAATTAGCAGACTGAGGCTTGGACACTGTGGGTTAAATCATTGTAGGAAAACATCCAACAGGACTATGTGAGTGTGGAAACCCAGAAACAGTCAAGCATGCTCTCCTGGCGTGTGGCAAGTATAAAGCAGAGAGGGAAACTTTCTATAAGAGATTGTCAGACCTAGGAGTAGTTGCATTCTCCgttaaatctttttttggcCAAAGCGAGAACCACCAGCTGATCATCAATACAGTTTTACAGTTCCTGCACGAGTCAGGGCTGTATATGAGAGTATGAGCTGCAAATGTTAAATTTATATCCTGTGGAGGGCAGTAATACGCCTAGTTGCGTGTACACTGCCGGAAACtgacaagaagaaaaagaagaagaacatgACCAGGAAATGACTTTCAAACAGCAAGTCCTTTTTTTGGCTGCCTGATCTGactcagagactgtaaaaaagaaagtgcAGCGGCAATATGCATTATTAAGTCCTGATTGTTATAGTTATAAAGAAATTCCACACCGCGGTTGGCATTgtttactttatattttttaaataagacgATGTTGTAAATTTGCGGCGATTTACCAAAGGAGTTGGACGATTTATACTTAAGTTTGATAAGCGGAACAAGAAACCAGCTTAGTCGGTGAGTAACTAGCCAACACAGGAAAAGTAGCAGCGAGCTAGCAAGATGTTGACTTCTGGAAcgacgtttttaaaaatcttacgGTTAAAATGTAAGCACTAATTTAAAACGCATACACcacattacattgttttttacGGTGTATTATCTTCAAACGTTTGAAAGTTTTCGCTGTCGTCAGTAGGCTATCAGCTTGCGCGGCATGATGTCTGTTTCGCTTTTAATTCGTCTTGGGAGTAGGGGATATCGCTGTCCTGTCTTGTAGCATGTAGCATTTAGTCTGTttaaacagacacaaatacgATGCATTAAGCTACTTGTACCAATCGTCATTTAAAGTTTTATCACTTTAATGTCCACGTGTTCTGTCCGGAACTTTAACGCTTGTCAAGTTTCCTAGTGCAATGGCAATGAAGGAAATTAGTCATCTTATTAACACAGTGGTTAGTATTGATTGGCAcgttcttttttatgttttcaaactAAGATCATGCCAACATGGACTAACACGTTTTAGATTTCAAGTCTTGTTTATCAtggaacaaaataattattttttctatagTTAACATGTTACCAGTGCCAGTcctcattttgataaaattgtaTTGTGTATTATAAAGAACATGGCTAGCGGCTTCTACTGTGAGTCTCACCATAATGGTACAACTATGCCTTTTACTAATGTGGCACAGCATTGCTGTTACAGTATTATTTGTGTaaacatacaccccccccccccctacacacacacacacacacacacactcactctgtctctctctctttctgcgtGACAGGTCCCATGAGCACTAGAAGTGTAAACGGCTGTACGTGTTTCGAGGAAGACTAACAGCTTTTCGCATCAAGGCGAATCCTGTCCTGAGCACCAGGGATAGGGGTATAGGGGAAAGGGTTCTTCGCCTAAAGCAGAGTTAAACCCCACAAACGTGCACGcgtgcacaaacactcacacacacacacgcacactcagcaCAGCGCCCTCCGCCACCATGTGCCTGGCACGGAAGCAGGTCTTCAACAAGGACCGGACGTTTCGGCCCAAGTGGAAGTTCGAGCCGAGAACGCCGCACTTAGTGCTGCACAAGAAGGCGCAGGCGTCGCTCGACACCATGCTGTACTTCAAGCAGATGGTGCAGCTGCCGCATGGCGAGGGCCTCCACAACTGGGTGGCCGTGCACGTGGTCGACTTCTTTAACGGCATCAACCTGATCTACGGCACCATCAGCGACTCCTGCACCGAGCAGAGCTGCCCCGTGATGTCCGGCGGGCCCAAGTACGAGTACCGCTGGCAGGACGACGGCAAGTACAAGAGGCCCACCGCCCTGCCCGCGCCCAAGTACATGAGCCTGCTGATGGACTGGATCGAGGTGCAGATCAACAACAAGGACATCTTCCCCATCAACGCCGGTAATGATGGCGACCGTTTATGTTTATGTAGCGCCTTCCCTCTTTGTCTGTGCTTTGTGAAGGTGCAGCAACACACAGGTAACGCAAAGTGAAACAGGAATAGGACTTGACACAGAGCACCCCCCCCGCCTACTAAGACAAGTTGGTGTGAAATACAATTGAATGATTTGtaaggaaaaaatgcattaaaaacagaaacaattcaAGAAAAGGCctggaagaaagagagagaatgtgtaatGAAAGACagggggtctcaaactccagtcctgcagggctgcactGTCTGCCCTGGGTTTCTTTGTCTGATTACGCACctcagtgcttaatttaagttgTTCATTTGCTGAAGAATCCTCACGCCTTCTTTGCGAGGCTTAAACTGACTGCCGTTTGAGTGaatccaaaaacacaacaatggATAGGAATGGAAAGGttatcccggacgagcccccaaaaACATGTTACGGCCCAAGACTGCCGAGTTTCAGTAACCGGCTGTCAGCCCAAagccaaacacatttaaaaacaccacaACGTTCTTTGGcagaatacaaaatatatatttattacaaaacCCAATAAcctaatacaatacaatacccGCAAACAAACAGGTAGACAGGATAGAGCCAGCAGATCTAACCTAACACTCACTGTCTAAATGTACAGTTCTACCCTCACTACCGGGGAGGATGGGACAAGGGAAGGATCAAATTacaggggagaaagggggaagtgAGTCTTCCGGTCCGCTGCAACCGTACCCTGACTAACTACAATAAAAAGGTGCAAAGGAAACCTTACTACATGGAAGTATGCAATGTTTGATGTTGTACTTCAGTTCCCATAAAGCATCTCTCCAAAATCCCCTAGACATCATAAGCAGTGCCTTTGCTTGAGGCACTGTGGGAGCTTGAGGCAGGGGTAATGTGGGTGTGCCTGGGTAACCTGTCTTTCAAGGTGAAGTGTGAAGGATGGGACCATTATAAGTGCCCACGCATGTCACTGATTCATGTTTGAATTGGCTGAGTGAATGATGCGTTTACTTTTGATATTTTACTGGACAGACCTTTGTGTGGTTTGTCTTAATGTGGGGAATACCCAAAGTTTTGAGCTTCATGATCCAACCCATAATTTTCCATTCGCTACAccttttcaggtttttatttttatttttttattaccgTTTGTTTCAATGGCCAGTCCAGCACCTTGTTGGGCCagaattaccccccccccacccacccaccccagggCATGGTTTGGGCATGCACTCCCTGGCCTGTGCCTGAAGAGCACCATCTCATCAAGCAGGGCATTAGCCCCTTTCCCCCCCCGAGTGAATATTTCCATTAAGATGTCTGTGTGGTTTTTCCTTTGGCACACACTGTACTTGCTGTTCTGTGCCTTCATTCAtggtgttaatttattttattttttaaggtacTCCTTTCCCCAAGACCTTCATGCAGGTGGCCAAAAAGATCCTGTCGCGCCTGTTCCGTGTGTTCGTGCACGTCTACTTCCACCACTTCGACCACGTGTCCCAGATGGGGGCGGAGGCGCACGTCAACA
This is a stretch of genomic DNA from Anguilla rostrata isolate EN2019 chromosome 4, ASM1855537v3, whole genome shotgun sequence. It encodes these proteins:
- the mob3a gene encoding MOB kinase activator 3A isoform X7, with translation MCLARKQVFNKDRTFRPKWKFEPRTPHLVLHKKAQASLDTMLYFKQMVQLPHGEGLHNWVAVHVVDFFNGINLIYGTISDSCTEQSCPVMSGGPKYEYRWQDDGKYKRPTALPAPKYMSLLMDWIEVQINNKDIFPINAGTPFPKTFMQVAKKILSRLFRVFVHVYFHHFDHVSQMGAEAHVNTYYKYFYYFVTEFNLMDHKQLEPLKEMTSRMCHREMDPPPPIPKLHIPPPLQEHSRTTRERRLKQETQSERINFCKRVIIFFSRRAF